CATAAggaacaagatttttttttatgagaatggCATAGATTTTGTAAGTGTGATTGGTGGGGGCTGGGAATGATGGGTGCTTTTGTGTTGTCCCTGGTGGAGAACCATTGTTCAGTTTTCCCCTAGGCAGTGTTTCTCCCTCTTggataaattttgtaaatatgcCTTGTAGATTGTTTCATCAGATTGGCTTTAAAGGGTCTATTAAtttaattctctattttttttttcgatctACATTCTGAATCAGACGTGATATGCTGTTACTTTTCAGAGGTTTCggttctttctttatttttaccATGATGTTTATTCTGGAAAAAGGGAAGTTGCAGTTGatcaatttcatttattttagaatcttattttcttttgtgtatGGGCTTGGATATATTGGTATAAATTGTCAATTTGTTAGCTACTAAGagatatatatctctctctttaaCACGCATATACTTGAGTTTACAGCATGATATAGTGTTAATGAATTGTcagtttattattttagttagtAAGAGATATATATCTCTCTTTAACACGTATATACTTGAGTTTACAGCATGATATATTGTTAATGGTAACAAAATCAGTAACTTATTTTACCTGGTCAAGCCTGGTTGTCTCTGTCTTGCCCTTTGTTCTCTATATATGatacatatttttcataatcCTAACCTACTGAGGTGACGTTATGGTCCAAATGCACAAGAAACTATCCTAAAGGGCAAAACTAAATGTTTCTAAATCGATCCATACGAAACTGGTATAACCTACAATCCTATTTTCAGTAAAGTTTGTATGACAATCCTAATTCCATGCATAACGATCCTCCTTCTAAAACCCCACGTCCCACCCATCATTTGCTCCATTCCTTAAAGTATCCTCTTTGCTTTCCCCCAAGAGAACATTATTTGCTCCATTCTTTAAAGTATCCTCCTTTGTCTCTCCTCTTTGCTTTCCTCCAAGAGAAAGGGCAATGGAAGTCATCAACCACATTCTCCTCTTCATCTCCCTTTCTTCCCTTCTCCTCTCAGCAAATGCTGTTTGCGTACCTCGCAAGCACAGCGACTTTGCTGTCTCCACCAATCCATCCTCAGCCCCCGCCTTGCATCATGCAGATGTCTCAGTTCCATCCACGTCGGGTGTCTCCGGTTCAGTTGAAGCTAGATTGCCTCATGCAGATGTCTCAGCTGCGTTGGGTGTTTCCGGTTCAGTTGAAGCTAAATTGCCCCATGCAGATGTCTCAGCTGAAGTTAAATTGCCTCATGCAGATGTCTCAGCTGCGGCGGGTGTCTCTGGTTCAGTTGAAGCTAAAGTGTCCGGTTCATTCTCCCCCATTTTGCACACTCCACCAACTGCAAATGTTAATCCTGCTGTCCACAAAGTTTGTGGCATAACTAAAGACCCTGTCGTTTGTGCCACCACCATCATTCCATTCCTTAGTGGAGAGTTTGACCCAGCTTCCATCCTCGTGTCCGAGATTCAAGCAGCTATAAGCTTCACCAATAAAACCATTGCTAAGGCAAACGAACTTGCTACACACCATTCCACATCCAACTTCGAGTCCCAGTGCATAGAACAATGCCAAGAAAACTACGACAGTGCCCTCAACAATTTTCAAACTGCCTTGGTCGCCATTAAAGCACATGATGCTGGCCGTTTAAATAGTGTGCTTAGTGCTGCTATTACTGATGCTGACACTTGTAATGATGGTTTTAGCGATGCTGGGATACCCGGGTCACTTTTGGGTGAGGCCAATGCCTACATTCATTTGTTGGGTGCCATTTGCTTGGACATATCTACGTTGCTCCATTAAGCCAATTCATCAGGAGATCGTGTTGTTCTATTGCTGGTCATTCATTATTTATGGCTTATGTTTGTTCTTATCATTGCAGTGCTACCTAAGAAGGAGAATTATATTGGTAAATGAATACTTTAATATAATCTTCCTATTGATAGTACTACTTTCAGGttgttgtagacttgtagtgTTGCTTGGTTTCTTTGACGGTAATCAAAATCCATGTTCGTGGAATTGCACATGTTTGCTTAGCGGCATTATAGCAAAGATTAAACGAAGGCCTAGCACGCTTAAGCTACGAGATGGAGTAATCATTAGTTATATCATCGCCGTAAAcactatttttagttttatattttaaaatctaatcCATCCATATTGAATATGTGAAAATCTCCCCTCTCAAAAGTGGTTTTTCATAATTAACACTGCAAATTTTCTAAGTGGGTgcaatataaaaaagaaaataaaaaattcagatctttTGAAAATGCTAATCTGTTGTATAAAGTTATAAACCAATGTGTGTCTTGTGTCGTCTTAAAAGAAGGAAAGGTACATTTTAAGGCTCTTAAAGCATATTTAGTAGAAAATAGAAGGATACGGGTTAGTTTCAATGCTTTAGTGTACTGGAGTTAGAGTTAACACAATAAGGgtatatattcaatttttgtcatatgTCTACATCGTGTTGGCTTTAGTGCACTTACTACACTAGAGCTAACTCTTACCCAAAATAGAAATGGCTAAACAGTTTAAGGTTAAAGTTGAAATTTagaagtttaccataaaactcTTTAGTGAACTATTTCAccattgaataaaattaataaattgacataaatactcttattttttttttcaaaatgacaCTTAATGATCCCATTCTAAGAGAGAGCGCATTAATagataataatttatatatataataataggtgaaattgagagaaactcaaatttctatatatataataatatgtgaaactgagagaaactcaaattagaattccaaattagagttccaattttgtgccatgtgtcctaaattatttattcttaaagagttttatttattaattttagaatcaaatgtgggaccacatcataaatattcatctaaatgagttattaagtacaaaaatcaaagaatttataataaatgaatcgcaaaaaaaaaaaaagaaaaaaagaaaaaagaagaagaaagtgtttcacaataatttaaaaaaacaaacatggacaatttacattttatacctaataatatccttacaatttttttttttaaagagttaacaaaacataaaaatgactatcaatgacatttaaattatatatataggtgtAGGGATGACAAGCCCAGAAATGTATATTGGGCCGTGGGCCCTGTCCAAGGACACTTAATAGTCCGAAGACGGGTAAAGGTTATCGTGGAAAGGCGCACTAGTGAATGAAGAAAGGGGTCTGGTCATGAGGGTCCAAGAAGGAGGTCTGAGGACAAATGCCACCTCGGCTTAATAGAGCAGAGGTCAGAAAGGTGGGCTTGCCCCCAAGAGCAGCGTTCTGGGCTGTTCTACTAGTAAGGACGAGCATTAAGAAGGGGTAAGACAATGGGAAAGTAAGAAATATCTAAAGGAAATCTGCTGTCAttgcattgaatgctctgtagtTATCTCTTTGGCCACATTAATatggaagtgatacctgaatagtgatattcagccttacagctatcTCTAGAAAaacttcaggaaggtgctggATGGCTGAGATGGAGTGAAGAAGGGtaatataaagaagaagaatccCATTGTAGAAGGGGATCGGAGAATTTGTAAAGGAAACACTGTAACATTGAGAATTGAAATTGTACTCAAGTCTAAGAATAATATAATCTAGAACTACTCTCCTCGGACTTAGCCGAGGAAGAATTTCTTTGCAAAAACTTGTTTTCCTTTGTCTTTTCCTTGATTTCTTACCATCTTTAGTCCATTGTGAACGTTGTCCAATTTATTGAAACCTAgtttttagcccactctctacaaattctttgtattgggctctttaaGCCTCAATCCTTTTACCTTGTGGGCTTAGGATCCAAAACCTGCCCTTACAATTAGAACCATTTGTGGGAAACTTGAGCTTTGGTGAGTTCAACGTCCAGCTATGGTGGGTTCAAGGCCAAACTGGAAGGAGTTTGTTGGTTCCCAGCGCCAAGACCAATTCCTCAATCTTGAGCGAAGAAGGGACCAAAAGGTTAGCGTGCATACCACGCATTCTAGTAGAAGTTATTCTTGAAGTGGGAGTCACCTCTTCCATGAAGAGAATACTAGAAGTATGTAGCTGGAGATTGACCGCTTGCGAAGGAGGCTGCGCCACGAGCGACGGAGAAGGACTTCTTCAAATTCTGACCCTTCTTCTAATGATGATAGAGATGACAGTTACAGGTCCAGGTCAAGGACTCCCCCCAGTGAGTCTTTCTCGTGTGATGAGGATCACCATTATAAGCGTAGAAATAAGAGCCCGTCTCTCAAAAGTTTAGGAAACGATGCTATGAGTATGGCGTTGaatcaaatttccaaatcacTTTTTACACGCAAAATTGAAGGAGGAAAACTTCCTTGGTGGTTTACTTAGCCAACATTCTCTATGTACAATGGTCGAGCATGCCCTGTGGAGCATGTGAACCACTTAAACCAGAGAATAGCTGTTCACTCCAAGAATGAGactttgatgtgcaaggtgttcccaTCCAGTTTGAGGCCTGtagtgatgagatggtttgatggcctGGGTGAAGGCTCTATTAATTCCTTTGAAGAGCTTACTCGGGCATTTGGAACTTGTTTTGTTACTTGCAACAGTGTTCCTTGGCCCTTGGACTCTTTGTTGTCCATGATCATGCGAGAGGGGGAGACCTTAAAAACATACTCTAATAGATATTGGGAGATGCTCAATGAGATCGATGAGAATTTCGATGATGTGGCCA
The sequence above is drawn from the Quercus lobata isolate SW786 chromosome 12, ValleyOak3.0 Primary Assembly, whole genome shotgun sequence genome and encodes:
- the LOC115970354 gene encoding pectinesterase inhibitor-like; this encodes MEVINHILLFISLSSLLLSANAVCVPRKHSDFAVSTNPSSAPALHHADVSVPSTSGVSGSVEARLPHADVSAALGVSGSVEAKLPHADVSAEVKLPHADVSAAAGVSGSVEAKVSGSFSPILHTPPTANVNPAVHKVCGITKDPVVCATTIIPFLSGEFDPASILVSEIQAAISFTNKTIAKANELATHHSTSNFESQCIEQCQENYDSALNNFQTALVAIKAHDAGRLNSVLSAAITDADTCNDGFSDAGIPGSLLGEANAYIHLLGAICLDISTLLH